A region of Flavobacterium indicum GPTSA100-9 = DSM 17447 DNA encodes the following proteins:
- a CDS encoding NADPH-dependent FMN reductase, which translates to MKKIIVFGASSSSTSINKQFATYAASLFTNSNIEILDLNDYEMPLFSVDKEKNGIPKEAHNFYAKMGEADLLVISFAEHNGNFSTAFKNLLDWASRINAKTFQNKPALLLATSPGARGGSSVLEIATKRFPFQGGIVLNSFSLPSFYENFDIEKGITNEELKKQLLEIVNSIEITND; encoded by the coding sequence ATGAAAAAAATAATCGTTTTTGGAGCTTCTTCCAGTTCAACATCAATAAACAAACAATTTGCAACGTATGCTGCCTCTTTATTTACCAATTCAAATATTGAAATTTTAGATTTGAATGATTATGAAATGCCTTTATTTTCAGTAGATAAAGAAAAAAACGGCATTCCTAAAGAAGCTCATAATTTTTATGCTAAAATGGGTGAAGCCGATTTATTAGTAATTTCATTTGCAGAACACAATGGTAATTTTTCTACGGCATTTAAAAATTTATTAGATTGGGCATCAAGAATTAATGCAAAAACGTTTCAAAATAAACCCGCACTTTTACTTGCAACCTCACCTGGTGCTCGAGGAGGAAGTTCGGTATTAGAAATTGCAACGAAACGATTTCCTTTTCAAGGTGGCATTGTTTTAAATAGTTTTTCATTACCAAGCTTTTATGAAAATTTTGATATAGAAAAAGGAATCACTAACGAAGAATTGAAAAAACAGTTATTGGAAATTGTAAATTCAATTGAAATCACTAACGACTAG
- a CDS encoding (4Fe-4S)-binding protein: MDPKNIKKEYTNGEVTIVWQSGKCIHSGNCVRNNPDVFKPKEQPWITPAHSTTEKIMETINKCPSGALTYYLNEK; encoded by the coding sequence ATGGATCCAAAAAACATTAAAAAAGAATACACGAATGGCGAAGTAACCATTGTGTGGCAATCGGGAAAATGCATTCATTCTGGAAATTGTGTAAGAAACAACCCTGATGTGTTCAAGCCCAAAGAACAACCTTGGATAACTCCTGCTCATTCTACTACTGAAAAGATAATGGAAACAATTAATAAATGTCCTTCTGGTGCATTAACATATTACTTGAACGAAAAATAA
- a CDS encoding AtaL-like protein, which translates to MVDYTAIVNASLEKVWHHLILKIEKPENFVPGVSDVHILEKKEDFIVRKMTITSEGNSTTLTEKITLEPFKV; encoded by the coding sequence ATGGTAGATTACACTGCAATTGTGAATGCCAGTTTGGAAAAAGTTTGGCATCATTTGATACTTAAAATTGAAAAGCCAGAAAATTTTGTACCTGGGGTTTCGGATGTGCATATACTTGAAAAAAAGGAGGATTTCATTGTTAGAAAAATGACAATTACTTCTGAAGGAAATTCTACAACGTTAACCGAAAAAATAACACTCGAACCTTTTAAGGTCTGA